A genomic stretch from Chitinophagaceae bacterium includes:
- a CDS encoding efflux RND transporter permease subunit, with the protein MQSNFLEGLSKKFKEFKPTSWSVDNRTAIYIVTIIITAYGLFKFNTLPKEQFPDIVVPTISIATIYVGNSPTDIENLVTRPIEKQIKSISGARVIKVQSTSQQDFSLIVVEFDTDVKVDLAKQKVKDAVDKSKTDLPQDLTAQPDVQEFAFSEMPIMYVNISGDFDGIKLKQYADQLQDRFEELKEITRADIVGAPEREIQVNVDPYRMASSRITFSDIENAIARENNDISGGQIEIGTMRRTVRVRGQFNTAFDLNNIIVKGVSGAPVYLRDIATIIDTVKEKESYAKLDGKNVITLNIVKRSGENLINAADKIKATVEEMKKNDILPKDLIVTITGDQSKATKTSFNELVNTIVIGFVLVLLILMFFMGVTNAFFVALSVPLSVFVAFLFLPVADYIIGSGVTLNFIVLFALLFGLGIIVDDAIVVIENTHRIYHNGKVPIIRSAKEAAGEVFIPVLAGTATTLAPFFPLLFWKGIIGKFMIYLPVMLILTLAASLIVAFIFNPVFAVSFMKPEGKDHDEKKSDLFRKWYWWAFWIIGIINHVIGNHGTGNFLFFMAIMGVINRYFLRDAIYYFQEKVLPKLMNSYERLLRWVLKGWRPVWAFAGLFGLFILSYALLYLSVISGRTKSTFFPSGDPNIIYVYMKLPVGTDVKYTDSITTLLEKKVYKILEKEKPGEPGSIVESIITNVAVSANNPRDNNRSTQPNLGRIQVSFVEYEKRHGKSTGVYIDEMRKSIKGIPGAAISVEQEDGGPPTDPPVNIEVVGDNFGNIAKVATELFNYLDTNKVAGIDNLQLDVDLNNPEITISVDRERALIEGVSTAQVGMEIRTALFGKEVSKLKDDEDEYKIQLRYSDLQRNNITDLMNMKITFRDFNTGQIKQVPINAIAKFDYTSTSGGVKRKNLRRTIQLQSNIADPTQAAPINAALKLKIHDFKNKVKIPEDVTIRQTGQSEQEAETNAFLGTALIIAIGLIFLILVLQFNSLSKPFIVITEIFFSIIGVLLGYAITGKVIATIMLGVGIIGLAGIVIKNGILLIEFTDELRGRGYKTREAAIQAGKIRIIPVLLTAIATILGLLPLAIGFNIDFISMFQHLNPKIFLGGDSVVFWGPLSWTIIYGLIFAFFLTLVMVPSMYIISERLRRPMEQFYGTKYIALLGFLGPLFFIFVGFMYLGRRIQGKKVWMGQPAKKKA; encoded by the coding sequence ATGCAATCAAATTTTTTAGAAGGGCTCAGTAAAAAATTTAAAGAATTTAAACCTACCAGCTGGAGTGTTGATAACCGTACAGCGATCTATATCGTTACGATCATCATTACTGCTTATGGTTTATTTAAATTCAATACGCTGCCTAAAGAACAGTTTCCCGATATCGTAGTTCCTACCATATCGATAGCAACTATTTATGTTGGTAATTCACCAACAGATATTGAAAACCTTGTAACAAGACCCATTGAAAAGCAGATAAAAAGTATCAGTGGTGCAAGGGTTATAAAAGTGCAGTCAACTTCACAACAGGACTTTTCACTCATCGTTGTGGAATTTGACACGGATGTAAAAGTTGACCTCGCCAAACAGAAAGTAAAAGATGCGGTTGATAAATCAAAAACAGATTTACCGCAGGATTTAACGGCTCAACCCGATGTACAGGAATTTGCATTCAGTGAAATGCCCATCATGTATGTTAACATCAGTGGTGATTTCGACGGTATTAAACTGAAACAGTATGCCGATCAGCTGCAGGATCGTTTTGAAGAGCTGAAAGAAATTACAAGAGCTGATATAGTTGGCGCACCTGAACGTGAAATACAGGTGAACGTTGATCCTTACCGTATGGCCAGCTCACGGATTACTTTCAGCGATATTGAAAATGCCATTGCAAGAGAAAACAATGATATCAGCGGCGGACAGATTGAAATAGGAACTATGAGAAGAACCGTCCGTGTTCGTGGACAGTTCAATACCGCTTTTGACCTCAACAATATTATTGTAAAAGGCGTAAGCGGTGCACCCGTTTACCTGAGAGATATTGCAACGATTATTGATACCGTTAAAGAGAAAGAAAGTTATGCCAAGCTCGATGGGAAAAATGTAATTACACTCAACATTGTAAAACGTAGTGGTGAAAACCTCATCAATGCAGCAGATAAGATCAAAGCAACGGTTGAAGAAATGAAGAAGAATGATATTCTTCCAAAAGATCTGATCGTAACTATCACCGGCGATCAGAGTAAAGCAACCAAAACATCGTTCAATGAACTGGTAAATACAATCGTTATTGGATTTGTATTGGTACTGCTCATCCTCATGTTCTTTATGGGTGTAACCAATGCCTTCTTTGTGGCATTGAGTGTACCGTTGAGTGTGTTTGTTGCCTTCCTGTTTTTACCTGTTGCCGATTATATTATTGGTTCGGGTGTAACGCTCAACTTCATTGTACTGTTTGCCTTACTGTTTGGTTTGGGTATTATTGTGGATGATGCCATTGTAGTAATAGAAAATACACATCGTATTTATCATAATGGAAAAGTACCGATCATAAGAAGTGCAAAAGAAGCTGCAGGCGAAGTGTTCATTCCTGTATTAGCAGGTACAGCAACTACACTTGCTCCTTTCTTCCCGCTGCTGTTCTGGAAAGGGATCATTGGTAAGTTCATGATCTATTTACCGGTGATGCTGATTCTTACACTGGCCGCTTCATTGATTGTTGCCTTCATCTTTAACCCGGTGTTTGCAGTAAGCTTTATGAAGCCCGAAGGAAAAGATCATGATGAAAAGAAAAGTGATCTGTTCCGTAAATGGTACTGGTGGGCATTCTGGATCATTGGTATCATCAATCATGTAATCGGAAATCATGGCACAGGAAACTTTCTGTTCTTCATGGCCATCATGGGTGTTATCAACCGTTACTTCCTGAGAGATGCGATTTATTACTTCCAGGAAAAAGTATTGCCGAAACTTATGAACAGTTATGAAAGACTGCTGCGTTGGGTGTTGAAAGGATGGAGACCTGTATGGGCCTTTGCGGGGTTATTTGGGCTTTTTATACTTTCATACGCTCTTCTATACTTAAGCGTTATTTCAGGAAGAACAAAATCTACATTTTTCCCAAGTGGTGATCCGAATATTATTTATGTGTACATGAAATTACCTGTTGGTACCGATGTGAAGTACACCGATTCGATTACTACTTTACTGGAAAAGAAAGTATATAAAATATTAGAGAAAGAAAAACCGGGCGAACCTGGTTCCATTGTAGAAAGTATTATTACAAACGTTGCGGTAAGTGCCAACAACCCAAGAGATAATAACAGGAGCACACAACCAAATCTGGGGCGTATACAGGTATCGTTTGTAGAGTATGAAAAACGTCATGGCAAATCAACCGGCGTGTATATTGATGAAATGCGGAAGTCCATCAAAGGAATTCCCGGTGCAGCCATCAGTGTCGAACAGGAAGATGGCGGGCCTCCCACTGATCCTCCCGTAAACATTGAAGTAGTAGGTGACAACTTCGGCAATATTGCAAAAGTGGCAACAGAACTGTTCAACTATCTTGATACAAACAAGGTAGCAGGTATTGACAACCTGCAATTAGATGTGGATTTAAACAATCCTGAAATCACTATATCCGTTGACCGTGAACGTGCACTCATTGAAGGCGTAAGCACTGCACAGGTTGGGATGGAAATCCGTACAGCATTGTTTGGTAAAGAAGTAAGTAAACTGAAAGATGATGAAGATGAATATAAAATTCAGTTACGTTACAGCGATCTGCAAAGGAACAATATCACTGACCTGATGAATATGAAAATCACGTTCCGTGATTTCAACACAGGGCAGATCAAACAAGTGCCGATCAATGCGATTGCAAAATTTGATTATACCAGTACAAGTGGTGGTGTAAAACGTAAGAACCTGCGACGCACTATTCAGCTGCAGTCGAATATTGCTGATCCTACGCAGGCAGCACCAATTAATGCAGCATTGAAACTGAAAATTCACGACTTTAAAAACAAAGTGAAGATCCCTGAAGATGTAACCATCCGTCAAACAGGGCAAAGCGAACAGGAAGCTGAAACAAATGCATTCCTTGGCACAGCATTGATTATTGCCATTGGATTGATCTTCTTAATTCTTGTATTGCAGTTCAACAGTTTGAGTAAACCGTTCATTGTAATTACGGAAATTTTCTTCAGTATCATTGGTGTGTTGCTTGGTTATGCCATTACAGGTAAAGTAATTGCAACCATCATGCTTGGCGTAGGTATTATCGGTTTGGCAGGGATTGTAATTAAGAATGGTATCTTGTTAATTGAATTTACTGATGAGCTACGTGGCAGGGGTTATAAAACAAGAGAAGCAGCCATCCAGGCAGGAAAGATCCGTATCATTCCGGTATTGTTAACAGCAATTGCAACCATACTTGGTCTGCTACCACTGGCCATTGGGTTTAATATTGATTTCATTTCCATGTTCCAGCATCTCAATCCAAAGATTTTCTTAGGTGGTGACAGTGTTGTGTTCTGGGGACCTTTAAGCTGGACAATCATTTATGGTTTGATCTTCGCTTTCTTCTTAACATTGGTAATGGTACCGAGCATGTACATTATTTCAGAACGTTTGAGAAGACCAATGGAACAGTTCTATGGTACGAAATATATTGCGCTGCTTGGTTTCCTCGGACCGCTCTTCTTCATCTTTGTAGGCTTCATGTATCTCGGCAGAAGAATACAGGGCAAAAAAGTATGGATGGGTCAACCGGCTAAGAAAAAAGCCTGA
- a CDS encoding efflux RND transporter periplasmic adaptor subunit, translated as MGSCKRRIPAYKNLWDQNIGSELQLLQAKNNVETLEKSIATANEQIRLYTVYSPVSGIADDVNVRVGEAFVGATQLGPQIRIVNTSTLKAVIEVPENYMNRVRVGSPVIITLPDMNKTFNSTVKLSSQTINASTRTFTIEAAIPGGGVRPNSIAAVRIKDYSAPNAVVIPVNIVQTDDKGKYVYVVEKDGKGRNIAVKKPVVVGESYGDKIEIKGGLQSGMQLITEGYQTVYDKQVVAIV; from the coding sequence ATTGGTTCTTGCAAAAGACGTATACCAGCGTACAAAAATCTGTGGGATCAAAATATCGGTTCTGAGCTTCAGTTACTGCAGGCGAAGAATAATGTAGAAACCCTTGAGAAATCAATTGCAACTGCCAATGAACAGATTAGATTATACACCGTGTATTCTCCCGTTAGCGGCATTGCCGATGATGTGAATGTACGTGTAGGTGAAGCATTTGTTGGCGCAACACAACTTGGTCCGCAGATCAGGATTGTAAACACCAGTACATTAAAAGCTGTGATTGAAGTTCCGGAAAATTATATGAACCGTGTTCGTGTAGGAAGCCCGGTGATTATTACACTTCCCGATATGAATAAAACATTCAACTCAACAGTAAAGCTTTCTTCACAAACGATCAATGCAAGTACAAGAACATTTACCATTGAAGCGGCAATACCCGGTGGCGGTGTTCGTCCGAATTCAATTGCAGCAGTTCGTATTAAAGATTACAGTGCACCGAATGCAGTAGTGATCCCGGTGAATATTGTGCAGACTGATGACAAAGGAAAATATGTGTACGTGGTTGAGAAAGATGGCAAAGGAAGAAACATCGCAGTAAAGAAACCTGTTGTTGTTGGTGAATCGTATGGTGATAAGATTGAGATCAAAGGCGGTTTACAAAGTGGTATGCAGTTAATTACTGAAGGATACCAGACTGTATATGACAAGCAGGTGGTGGCGATTGTTTAA
- a CDS encoding TetR/AcrR family transcriptional regulator, giving the protein MRYGIRSVSMDDIATQLGISKKTIYQFFSEKDELVEAAMDDEVTRTRHDCELCKKNAKDAIDEIFLTMEQIFDQFSQLNPMVLYDAEKFHPRAFETFRKMKEEYLLQVIAHNIKRGIKEELYREDINVDMMSRYRVETMMVPFAMAASSPTKFNLVDVTRETMEHFLFGLSTLKGYKLIMKYKEELQKKKTHETRLKK; this is encoded by the coding sequence TTGCGTTACGGCATCCGCTCCGTTTCCATGGACGATATTGCCACGCAGCTGGGCATCAGTAAAAAAACCATTTACCAGTTCTTTTCAGAAAAAGACGAGCTGGTAGAGGCTGCCATGGATGACGAAGTTACAAGAACAAGACACGATTGTGAACTCTGTAAGAAAAATGCAAAAGACGCCATCGATGAAATCTTTTTGACGATGGAGCAGATATTTGACCAGTTTTCTCAATTGAACCCCATGGTACTCTATGATGCTGAAAAGTTTCATCCCCGTGCATTTGAAACATTCAGGAAAATGAAGGAAGAATATTTGCTCCAGGTAATTGCACACAATATTAAACGTGGAATAAAAGAAGAATTATACAGGGAAGACATTAATGTGGACATGATGAGCCGCTACAGGGTTGAAACCATGATGGTTCCCTTTGCGATGGCAGCTTCTTCGCCCACAAAATTCAACCTGGTTGATGTAACAAGAGAAACGATGGAACATTTCCTGTTCGGGCTTTCCACATTAAAAGGATATAAACTGATTATGAAATATAAAGAGGAACTGCAGAAAAAGAAAACGCATGAAACGAGATTAAAAAAGTAG
- a CDS encoding AIM24 family protein → MSQAHEIDYRIVGEEMQYVEIELDPNETAIAEAGSFMLMDDGVQMETIFGDGSANQGTGVLGKLFSAGKRLLTGESLFMTAYTNVGQGKKRVSFASPYPGKIIPLDLMRLGGPVVCQKDAFLCAAKGVSVGIALQRKLGTGLFGGEGFIMQKLEGDGLAFVHAGGHVFERELQPGELLKIDTGCVVAYTHQVSFDIQFVGGIKNTIFGGEGLFFAGNLLDGDGR, encoded by the coding sequence ATGTCACAGGCACACGAAATTGATTACCGCATTGTAGGTGAAGAAATGCAGTATGTAGAAATTGAACTCGATCCCAATGAAACCGCCATTGCAGAAGCAGGAAGTTTTATGCTGATGGATGATGGCGTACAGATGGAAACTATATTTGGCGATGGCAGCGCCAACCAGGGCACGGGTGTGCTGGGTAAATTATTTTCTGCCGGTAAACGTTTACTCACCGGTGAAAGTTTATTTATGACGGCTTACACGAATGTTGGCCAGGGAAAAAAGAGAGTGAGTTTTGCATCACCCTATCCCGGAAAAATTATTCCTCTTGATTTGATGCGTTTGGGTGGACCGGTAGTTTGTCAGAAAGATGCATTCCTCTGCGCTGCAAAAGGTGTAAGTGTTGGTATTGCATTGCAGCGTAAACTCGGCACCGGTTTATTTGGCGGTGAAGGTTTTATTATGCAGAAATTAGAAGGCGATGGACTTGCCTTTGTACATGCAGGCGGTCATGTATTTGAACGTGAACTGCAGCCCGGCGAATTATTAAAGATCGATACCGGCTGTGTGGTTGCCTACACTCACCAGGTAAGTTTTGATATTCAGTTTGTAGGCGGTATCAAGAATACCATTTTTGGTGGCGAAGGTTTATTCTTTGCCGGTAATTTGCTGGATGGTGATGGCAGATAA
- a CDS encoding winged helix-turn-helix transcriptional regulator gives MAVHKKEEFSTKEQNLAAFAKAISHPARIAILSVLSKRNQCICGEIVEVLPLAQSTVSQHLKELKKAGLIDGETDGPRSCYCINWKAFEKFNADFNSLFEKLKEANAKCC, from the coding sequence ATGGCAGTACACAAAAAAGAAGAGTTCAGTACAAAAGAACAAAACCTTGCGGCTTTTGCCAAAGCAATCAGTCACCCGGCAAGGATTGCTATTCTGAGTGTTTTATCCAAACGGAACCAATGCATTTGCGGTGAAATTGTTGAAGTACTGCCTTTAGCACAGAGCACCGTAAGTCAGCACCTGAAAGAATTAAAAAAAGCCGGACTGATTGATGGTGAAACAGACGGACCAAGAAGCTGCTACTGCATCAACTGGAAAGCCTTTGAAAAATTTAATGCCGATTTTAATTCGCTGTTTGAAAAACTGAAAGAAGCGAATGCAAAATGCTGTTAA
- a CDS encoding TolC family protein produces MKIHVKSKWLLLAVMAVSIGSVQAQKEYRMSVSDAVALALKNTVEIKNLRIDSLKQKAQNMEVTGAALPQVTGSAQVAHYLTLPKILFPSNGETSIYDVLNREGVKDGNGNPIAPKQEFTVQEFSFVQPWSVTAGVSLNQLLFQPEVFVGLMARNTLLEFAGNNIKVAEDKTREQVHKAYYQVLIAQQQLDVLQKTIQRLQKLLNDQGQLYKNGFIERLDIDKTTVSLNNIKSTETQLKNIIDLGFAALKFATGLNQTDTIVLTDQLNETLIKQDVLDDGTVNYNNRNEMTLLKSAKKLGELDVKRYKLGYIPTLAFFYQFQQQGQLNKNYSAFTGSNWFWFNSNLVGLNLSIPIFDGFQRKYKIKQAQYTVEKTNNSIEQFKQAVDLEHTVSKNNLKNAILNMDAQKENLELAERVYNTTKKKYEQGLGSTFEVLQADTEWQRAQGNYFDALYNAVVAKINYYKATGTLK; encoded by the coding sequence ATGAAAATACACGTAAAAAGTAAATGGCTGCTGCTTGCTGTAATGGCAGTAAGCATCGGCAGTGTGCAGGCGCAGAAAGAATACAGAATGTCTGTAAGCGATGCAGTTGCACTCGCATTGAAAAACACAGTAGAAATTAAAAACCTTCGCATCGATTCACTGAAACAAAAAGCGCAGAACATGGAAGTAACCGGTGCTGCTTTACCACAGGTAACAGGATCGGCACAGGTGGCACATTATCTTACACTTCCAAAAATTCTGTTCCCCAGTAATGGTGAAACAAGTATTTATGATGTATTAAACAGGGAAGGTGTAAAAGATGGAAATGGCAATCCTATTGCACCAAAACAAGAATTTACTGTACAGGAGTTTTCCTTTGTACAACCCTGGAGTGTTACTGCCGGTGTAAGTTTAAATCAGTTGTTATTTCAACCGGAAGTATTTGTTGGATTGATGGCACGTAATACGCTTCTTGAATTTGCCGGCAACAATATTAAAGTAGCCGAAGACAAAACAAGAGAACAGGTACACAAAGCGTATTACCAGGTGTTGATTGCTCAGCAGCAGCTCGATGTTTTGCAGAAAACCATTCAGCGTCTCCAAAAATTATTAAATGATCAGGGTCAGCTGTACAAAAACGGCTTTATTGAAAGATTGGACATTGATAAAACAACTGTTTCGCTCAACAATATCAAATCAACCGAAACACAGTTGAAAAATATTATTGACCTTGGATTTGCTGCATTAAAATTTGCAACAGGCCTTAACCAGACTGATACAATTGTACTCACCGATCAATTAAATGAAACACTGATTAAACAGGATGTACTGGATGACGGCACGGTGAATTATAATAACCGCAACGAAATGACTTTGCTTAAATCGGCAAAGAAGCTGGGAGAACTGGATGTAAAAAGATATAAGCTTGGTTATATTCCAACGCTTGCTTTCTTTTACCAGTTTCAGCAGCAGGGACAGTTAAACAAAAACTATTCAGCATTTACCGGCAGCAACTGGTTCTGGTTTAATTCCAACCTTGTTGGACTGAACTTGAGCATCCCGATTTTTGATGGTTTCCAGCGCAAGTACAAAATTAAACAGGCACAATACACAGTAGAAAAAACCAACAACAGTATTGAGCAGTTTAAACAGGCAGTTGACCTGGAGCATACTGTTTCAAAAAACAATCTGAAGAATGCCATCCTGAACATGGATGCACAGAAAGAAAATCTTGAACTGGCTGAAAGAGTGTACAACACTACCAAGAAGAAATATGAGCAGGGTCTTGGCAGTACGTTTGAAGTATTACAGGCCGATACAGAATGGCAGCGGGCGCAGGGTAATTACTTTGATGCGTTGTATAATGCTGTAGTAGCAAAAATCAATTATTACAAAGCAACCGGAACACTGAAATAA
- a CDS encoding biotin/lipoyl-binding protein — protein sequence MKRLFQYSIIVLTAVVIASCGDGRKQKLGSLGEKKAKLEELKKQQIAAATEIKTLEEEIEKLDTSAASQEKSKLISVTAVGTEDFSHYIDLQGKIDADDISYIAPPNGQGGIVTALYVKEGDYVKKGQLLLKMDDKVLRQQIQISQTQLVLAKDVYQRTKICGIKISVLSFSYCRRRIM from the coding sequence ATGAAACGACTATTTCAATACAGCATCATTGTACTTACAGCAGTTGTTATTGCTTCATGCGGTGATGGCAGAAAACAAAAGCTTGGTTCACTGGGCGAAAAGAAAGCCAAACTGGAAGAACTGAAAAAGCAGCAGATTGCTGCCGCAACAGAAATCAAAACACTGGAAGAAGAAATTGAAAAACTTGATACTTCTGCAGCCAGCCAGGAAAAATCAAAACTGATTTCTGTTACAGCAGTTGGCACAGAAGACTTCTCACACTACATTGATCTGCAGGGAAAGATTGATGCAGATGATATCTCCTACATTGCTCCTCCCAACGGACAGGGTGGTATTGTAACTGCTTTGTATGTGAAGGAAGGCGACTATGTAAAAAAAGGTCAGCTGTTATTAAAAATGGATGACAAAGTTTTACGTCAGCAAATACAGATTTCACAAACACAATTGGTTCTTGCAAAAGACGTATACCAGCGTACAAAAATCTGTGGGATCAAAATATCGGTTCTGAGCTTCAGTTACTGCAGGCGAAGAATAATGTAG
- a CDS encoding DUF502 domain-containing protein produces the protein MFKRFNYRQLFQYFLQGLLVLAPVLVTGYALYWVVTSIDELLPIFTIIDDQGKVKVRNFGLGFVIIIVAISIVGYLSTFFIQSRIFNLFDHWLEKVPGIKFVYTTVKDFFEAFAGEKKKFNKPVLANVDDNDVWRVAFLTRDDMEDFGLKDYVAVYVPMSYSISGNVYLIPSNRIKSLEGHVTGSEAMKFAISGGVTKLEEELEAEAAADKH, from the coding sequence ATGTTCAAAAGATTCAATTACAGACAGTTATTCCAGTATTTTTTACAAGGCTTACTGGTGTTAGCACCCGTTCTGGTAACAGGCTATGCGCTTTACTGGGTTGTAACAAGTATTGATGAGCTGCTGCCCATCTTTACTATCATTGATGACCAGGGAAAAGTGAAAGTGCGCAACTTCGGTTTGGGCTTTGTAATCATCATTGTAGCCATTAGTATTGTTGGTTACCTGAGTACCTTTTTTATTCAGAGCAGAATATTTAATTTGTTCGATCACTGGCTGGAAAAAGTACCGGGGATCAAGTTTGTGTATACCACCGTAAAAGATTTTTTTGAAGCCTTTGCAGGTGAAAAAAAGAAATTCAACAAACCGGTACTGGCAAATGTGGATGATAACGATGTGTGGCGTGTTGCTTTTTTAACAAGAGATGATATGGAAGATTTTGGTTTGAAAGATTATGTTGCTGTGTATGTTCCCATGAGTTATTCTATTTCAGGCAATGTGTATTTAATTCCTTCTAACAGAATTAAATCGCTGGAAGGACATGTAACCGGATCGGAAGCCATGAAGTTTGCCATCAGCGGGGGTGTAACAAAGCTTGAAGAAGAACTGGAAGCAGAGGCGGCAGCAGATAAGCATTGA
- a CDS encoding arsenite methyltransferase: MSNETELKELVKQKYSEIALQDKETNQSSCCGAGGCSTEVYNIMSDDYTNLEGYNPDADLGLGCGLPTEFAQIKPGDTVIDLGSGAGNDAFIARRIVGEKGKVIGIDFTETMINRARDNAEKVGYNNVEFRFGDIDNMPVTSNKADVIVSNCVLNLVPNKHKVFSEVYRVLKPGGHFSISDIVLKGELPEKWKKIAELYAGCVSGAIQKEEYLGIIKEAGFENISLQKEKGIIIPDDILQQYLSAEEITSYKNGLTRIESITVYADKPAKDERNCCEPGSGCC; encoded by the coding sequence ATGTCAAACGAAACTGAATTAAAAGAACTCGTAAAACAGAAGTACAGCGAAATTGCTTTACAGGATAAAGAAACCAATCAATCCAGTTGCTGCGGGGCTGGTGGTTGCAGCACTGAAGTGTATAATATCATGAGTGATGATTATACAAATCTTGAAGGATATAACCCGGATGCTGATCTTGGTCTTGGCTGCGGATTACCTACAGAGTTTGCGCAGATCAAGCCCGGCGATACAGTGATTGATCTTGGCAGCGGTGCAGGCAACGATGCCTTTATTGCCAGGAGAATTGTTGGTGAAAAAGGAAAAGTAATCGGTATTGATTTTACAGAAACCATGATCAACCGTGCAAGAGATAATGCTGAGAAAGTGGGTTACAACAATGTGGAGTTTCGTTTTGGCGATATTGATAACATGCCTGTTACCAGTAATAAGGCAGATGTAATTGTAAGCAACTGCGTGCTGAATTTAGTTCCCAATAAACATAAAGTATTCAGTGAAGTGTACCGTGTGTTAAAACCCGGTGGACATTTCTCCATCTCTGATATTGTGCTGAAAGGAGAACTTCCTGAAAAATGGAAAAAGATCGCAGAACTCTATGCTGGTTGTGTAAGCGGGGCCATTCAAAAAGAAGAATATCTCGGTATTATAAAAGAGGCAGGGTTTGAAAACATTTCCCTGCAAAAGGAAAAAGGAATTATTATCCCTGACGATATTCTGCAACAGTATTTATCAGCAGAAGAAATAACATCGTATAAAAACGGGCTTACAAGAATTGAGAGCATTACAGTTTATGCAGATAAACCTGCAAAGGATGAACGTAACTGCTGTGAACCCGGAAGCGGCTGTTGTTAA